The Leptospira langatensis genomic sequence AAAGCGACTTCTTTGCTCTGAGAAGCGGCCGTATGCTCTTCTCTCAAGATATCTAATGCTTGCCGATTCTTTTCTAACCCAAGATCGGAAAAGGCAGTATCCTGATCCTCCGCAGTAATTCTTTCTCCGAAGGAATTCGTTCGTACTCTGTACGTTCTATTCTTCTCCGGATGAAATAGAGTGATATCCTGGTTCGGACAGAGCCTCATCCAGGGAATGTATTCTTCGGAGAATCGATGCAAGAAACGAAGAAGGGGATATTTTAGAGAAAAGGAACGGGATGGATCTTTCGACGAAAAGGGAGCGTACGCAGTTGAGGACAAGCAATGCAATTGTTTGTCTTCTAATCTGAATTCTACGGAAGGAAAATGGAGTAATCTAAGTAGTACTTCTAAGAATAAGAAGAAAAGAACGCTATATGATGAAAATCGAATCAGCCAAAAACAGAAAGATCCCTTGTGAACGGAGAGATCCTTGGTGGTTCTCATTTTGGATGGGATTCCTCATACACTTTTTCTTCGCAGAGTTTGAACAGTCGAGAGGAGGCTGGGTTTGAGGCGGGTATCCGATTCTCTTGGAATCTCTTTCTTTCCGAAGGATTCTTCTTGGATTCCAGAATGCAAGAGGTCAAGAACTGGGCGAGACTCTCTCTATCCTTGTCCCAACTCTCCGAAAATCCTTTCAGGACCGAATCTGTCTCCGCCTTGGAGCCTGCTTTTAAATAAATTTCCAAAAGATAGAGAAGTATTTCCGGATTTTTCGGATCCTTCTTCAAAGCTTTTTCTAAATAGAGAGCCGCAGAGCCTGGGGCTTGTCCGCTTTCTGCGAGTAGGATCCCTAAATTTTTATTCGCAGTAAAATTTTCAGAATTTTCTCGGAGGGCAAGATCGTAGTAGTAAAGTGCCTCAGCAGTATTGCCTTGGGATTCTTTTTCTCTCGCTCTACTTGCTAATTCCCCAGAAGAATCGCAATTCAATGCAATCTGGGACATAAGTAAAATTATGGCGTATCGGAACTTCTGTCTCATTTCCGTAGTTTTTTTTCCCTTACGGGATAAGAAAAAGGGCAGTTTTTGATTGGTACCGCCCGTCGAATTTGTACAATTTACGGGCCTTCTCATACCGCAATCTTAAAAAAAGTTTCAATCTCAGGGGAGAATTTGTCCGAAGGATTTAGTACTGTAATACTCGGAAGCGGGACTAAGAAAGTGACATCTTCTCATAAGAATCTACTGCAAAATTTTCAAGAATACCTCTCGGTTGAGAAGGGTCTCAGCGACAATTCTATTTACTCGTACGGATACGATCTAAACAAGTTCAAGAACTTCCTGGAAAAGGAGCATATCGATTTTCTGGAAGTCCAGGCAAACGATATCGTTCGTTTCCTGAATGAGGAACGCAACCGCAAGATCTCTGCAAAGACGATTGCGAGAGAAGTGGTTGCCATAAGACAATTTTATAAATTCTTAAAAGACGAGAAGAAGCTGGATTCAAATCCTACGGAGAAGATAGAGACTCCGGAAGTGATGAGATCCATCCCTGACTATTTAACTCAGGAAGAGATCGAACAATTGTTCACCGTGATCAAGGAAGATAATCTTTACGAGCTCAGGGACAAATGCATCTTCGAGTTGCTTTATTCTTCCGGCTTAAGGATCTCTGAGGCATGTAACCTTAGACTTACCGATATGGACATGGCAGGAATGACCCTGACTGTGGAAGGTAAGGGAGGAAGACAAAGACTCGTTCCTTTCGGAGAAAAATCCTTAGACATCCTCAATCGTTATCTGAAACAAAGCAGACCTTATATCCTGAAGAACAGGAACTGCGACTATCTTTTCGTTTCCAAAAAAGGATCCTATATCAATAGGAAATCCGTTTGGAGACTTCTGAACCATTATATCAAGCGCACTGACATCAAGAAGAAGGTAACGCCTCATACTCTGAGACACTCCTTCGCTACTCACTTGTTGGAGAACCATGCAGACTTGAAGTCGGTTCAGGAATTACTTGGACATATCGATATTTCTACCACTCAGATCTACACTCATATGGCAAATAAGACTCTGAAGGAAGTTCATAAGAAGTTCCATCCCAGAGGATAATCGCTTAGGTTAGGCGTGGCCGATACCAAACAAGCTAACTATTCGAATCAGTTTCGGATACAAATCCCGTCCCATCCGCGTTATGTAAGCGTAGCGCGGAATTTCGTTTATAACTTAGCGAGAGAATCCGGTTTCTCCCTGTACGACGCAGCCGATCTGAAATTGGCGGTGGGGGAGTGTCTTTTGAACGTGATCAAACACGCCTATTTAAGCAAACCGAATTATCCTATTTTTATAGAGATCACCCTTCTGGATAATAGGATGGAAGTTCGCATCCGTGATTTCGGGATCCAGAAGAATATCTCCGAGATCCGAGGATACGATCCGGGAGATTATAGGGAAGAAGGGATCGGGCTCTATTTGGTGCGAAAACTTACTGACCATTTCTATATAGATCAGTCCGGCAAGGGAAATCGGCTCATTCTTACTAAGATGAAATAGTCGATAAAAATTTCTTTCCTGAAAATATTCCAAAGATAACGACTTGCAGAATATTCCACGGGTGAGTCAATTTTACCTATTCTATAGGGTTTCTTTCGCGATTCCCGAAAAATACTATTACGAAAACTAGAAATACTTCCATGAGAACTTCTTTCTTACTCTTTTTGATCCCTCTTTCGTTTATTCTGGATTGCAGAAAAGGACCTTCTCTTAGCCGGGATGAGGTCAAGGAACTGAGCCAAAGCTATATTAGGGAATTATGTAAAAAAAATTTGGAATGTTCGGCCGAATACATCGAGGCTCTTCCTTCGAAAGAGCAGGATTCTGCTAAGTCGGGATTTTCGTCCTTGGATCAGTGTATGATCGATCAAAAGGATCAGACGATTCTCCCGGACGACTATGAAAAGGTTACGGACGATCAGATTGCTAAGGTAAAACGATGCATGGATGATCTACTCAAGACCCCTTGCACAGAAATGGAGCAATCCGGCGGGATCCCTTCTTGTAGGGAATTATTTCCGGACGAGGGCTGATCAAGGGATCGAAGGATTTTCCGTTTCCGATGCTTCTTCTTGCAATAGGCCTAGGCGTTTCGGTTTTACCTTGGAATGGGCGATCTGTCCATCTCCGCCCAAATACAGATAAGAGGGTCCCGGGATATCCTTTAATTTTACGCTGAATTTCTTATTCCTGCCCAGATTCACTTCTACTCCGGGATAGATCTCCCTTTCCACTTCCACAAAGGAATTTCTGTCCGGGTCGAAGGATAAGATCGCGGACTGTTCTTGGGCGAACAGATTCTCTAAGATAGAATTGTATTTTTGTCGGATCGCCTGTAATTTTGGAAGGCTATCCTTTTCTTCCGGAGTTAAGGCTCTTCTTTGGGAATCGTCGTTGAGTTTTTGGATACTCGTGTCCACTTTCTTCAGGATGTCTTGGTTTTTTCGGATCTCCGATTTTAGTCCTTCCAATTCATAAAGAAGTTCTGGAGGCATTCCACAGCTAAGGACAGTCTTCGTTTCTACAATGGCGCCTAACTTAGAACAGGTGATTGTCTTTCCGGAAACACATTGTCCTCCTATGATCTCTCCTCTTCCTCCTCGAACAACTATGGATTCACCGGCGATCAATTCGGAATGCATGGCGGCCTCCTCTATAAAGATGGAATTCTTTGCCTGCATCTTTCCTTGCTCCACGAACTTAGCATAGATGTCTGAACCGGATTCGATCATTCCTCCGTTCCTTCCCATAAAGCCTCCGGAGAGAACAATATCTCCTTTTGCTTTCAGGAACACCTTACCGACAGATTTCTTTACTATGATGGAACCGTCCGTTTCTAAAGTGAATCCGTCTGCGATCGATTCTTCTACTATGATGGTTCCCGGAAAATTGATGTTCCCAGTGGAAAAATCCACATTCTCCAAGAGGCAAACCTCATCCACTCGGATGATCCCGAATCTATCTATGATGGGTCTTCCGTCTATCAAAGCGAAGATAACGTTTCCGTCCTCTGAAGTCTTGATATTCGGACCGAGTTTCCATTCAGCAATCTTGCCTTCTTCGAAGTCCAAGACTTCTCCTTTTACGTTCTTACCCGCTTTTCCGGGAGAAGGAGAGATCTTTTCTGCTAGCTTCTGGTTCTTTTTCACACTTTGGATGATCTGTATATTTTTGAAGTCGACTCTTCCGAATTCGTCTTCTTCTAGAGTTGGTGTGCCCGGATGTTGGAATAAGATCCGAACATCTCCGTCTTTTCCAGGGACGGGCTGTTCTCCGTTTGCGACGAGTATTCTTTTTCCGTATTCTTCCGCCTCGGCGATCTTCTGGACCGCTTCGTCTATGATTCCGAATATTACCCCTTGCGAAGTAAGCTGGGAGAGTATCTCGTCCCTGGTCAGAAGTCTTCCTCCGAATTTGGGAGGATGTAGGATCCCAAAGACCTGCATTTTATCTTCGGTGATCTTGAGATCCAAGCTAGAAGGTTCCGGTTTCCCCGGCCATTTTCCTACCAGGTGAGGTTCCGAGTCTTTTGTCTTCAAGATCCTCTTGATCTCATCTTCGGAGACTCCGCTGATCTTAAAAACGCTCAATCGCTTTAGGATTTCTCGATATTCCACTTCCTTTCCCTTTTTTCCTGCGGGAAAGATCGTTAGGTAGGCGAGGCCATCTAGGTTTTCGATTTTAAAGAACCCATTCTCATTCTCTTCTAGATCTTTCAAAAAGGATTCTGTAAAATTACTGATCGAGTCGCTCATCCTGGGGGGCCGTTGTTGGAGAGTAAGTCCCATCCTATTTTTTACAATCGAAAAGCAGGGAAAAGACTTTAGGGTTCCCGGAGAGAAAAACCGGGATTTCTTGTAGTATCTCCTACAGTTCAGACTGGATTCGAGATTATTTCGGTCTTTTTTCTAAAATTATGTCCTTGAAAAAGGCGAAAAGACGACCGATGATCCTAGAGAAACTATGGCATTCAATCCATTCTCCATTCTGACCAAGGTTCGGGAATCCATTGACGGTATTTTAGGAAATCTTCCCCCGAACACAGTGAAGCTGATCGGAAGAGCAGGGCTTGCACTCGCTGTTTTGATCGGAGCGGTCCTGTCCTGGTTCAGTTTCCAGAGAGGTTTGGCCCTCGCGGGAGAAGAAGACCAGGCAAAAGAATTGGATCGCAAGGCATTATTTTTAGAAGATATAGAGAGAGATTATAATCGAAAGAGAAAGGAGATCCGCTGGAGCGATCCAACGTATTCGGATACCGGATCTTCTTCTTTGGATTTGGAAAGATACTCTTTAGATAAACCGAAGGAAGGACCGAATTCTCCCAAGCCACAACTGGAAGAAACGGACACACTCGGGAATTCTCGCCGTAAGGATGGAGATTCGAAAGTATTTTTTCCGACTGAGAATGAAAGACCTCCTAGAGAGGATTTGGGTCGTCCAGGCGCAAGCGATAGCGATTCTCCAAGATTGGAACCCAGTACCC encodes the following:
- a CDS encoding tetratricopeptide repeat protein — translated: MRQKFRYAIILLMSQIALNCDSSGELASRAREKESQGNTAEALYYYDLALRENSENFTANKNLGILLAESGQAPGSAALYLEKALKKDPKNPEILLYLLEIYLKAGSKAETDSVLKGFSESWDKDRESLAQFLTSCILESKKNPSERKRFQENRIPASNPASSRLFKLCEEKVYEESHPK
- the xerD gene encoding site-specific tyrosine recombinase XerD, giving the protein MTSSHKNLLQNFQEYLSVEKGLSDNSIYSYGYDLNKFKNFLEKEHIDFLEVQANDIVRFLNEERNRKISAKTIAREVVAIRQFYKFLKDEKKLDSNPTEKIETPEVMRSIPDYLTQEEIEQLFTVIKEDNLYELRDKCIFELLYSSGLRISEACNLRLTDMDMAGMTLTVEGKGGRQRLVPFGEKSLDILNRYLKQSRPYILKNRNCDYLFVSKKGSYINRKSVWRLLNHYIKRTDIKKKVTPHTLRHSFATHLLENHADLKSVQELLGHIDISTTQIYTHMANKTLKEVHKKFHPRG
- a CDS encoding ATP-binding protein, producing MADTKQANYSNQFRIQIPSHPRYVSVARNFVYNLARESGFSLYDAADLKLAVGECLLNVIKHAYLSKPNYPIFIEITLLDNRMEVRIRDFGIQKNISEIRGYDPGDYREEGIGLYLVRKLTDHFYIDQSGKGNRLILTKMK
- a CDS encoding LA_2478/LA_2722/LA_4182 family protein, translating into MRTSFLLFLIPLSFILDCRKGPSLSRDEVKELSQSYIRELCKKNLECSAEYIEALPSKEQDSAKSGFSSLDQCMIDQKDQTILPDDYEKVTDDQIAKVKRCMDDLLKTPCTEMEQSGGIPSCRELFPDEG
- a CDS encoding DUF342 domain-containing protein gives rise to the protein MSDSISNFTESFLKDLEENENGFFKIENLDGLAYLTIFPAGKKGKEVEYREILKRLSVFKISGVSEDEIKRILKTKDSEPHLVGKWPGKPEPSSLDLKITEDKMQVFGILHPPKFGGRLLTRDEILSQLTSQGVIFGIIDEAVQKIAEAEEYGKRILVANGEQPVPGKDGDVRILFQHPGTPTLEEDEFGRVDFKNIQIIQSVKKNQKLAEKISPSPGKAGKNVKGEVLDFEEGKIAEWKLGPNIKTSEDGNVIFALIDGRPIIDRFGIIRVDEVCLLENVDFSTGNINFPGTIIVEESIADGFTLETDGSIIVKKSVGKVFLKAKGDIVLSGGFMGRNGGMIESGSDIYAKFVEQGKMQAKNSIFIEEAAMHSELIAGESIVVRGGRGEIIGGQCVSGKTITCSKLGAIVETKTVLSCGMPPELLYELEGLKSEIRKNQDILKKVDTSIQKLNDDSQRRALTPEEKDSLPKLQAIRQKYNSILENLFAQEQSAILSFDPDRNSFVEVEREIYPGVEVNLGRNKKFSVKLKDIPGPSYLYLGGDGQIAHSKVKPKRLGLLQEEASETENPSIP
- a CDS encoding LIC_11485 family protein, yielding MAFNPFSILTKVRESIDGILGNLPPNTVKLIGRAGLALAVLIGAVLSWFSFQRGLALAGEEDQAKELDRKALFLEDIERDYNRKRKEIRWSDPTYSDTGSSSLDLERYSLDKPKEGPNSPKPQLEETDTLGNSRRKDGDSKVFFPTENERPPREDLGRPGASDSDSPRLEPSTQRQPSLETKTQPDDSRLSRPPRREQKPKMGE